From a single Heptranchias perlo isolate sHepPer1 unplaced genomic scaffold, sHepPer1.hap1 HAP1_SCAFFOLD_1389, whole genome shotgun sequence genomic region:
- the LOC137308776 gene encoding transmembrane emp24 domain-containing protein 10-like, producing VTDSSGHILYSKEEATKGKFAFTTDDYDMFEICFESRLPPDRLSLSLSLPAQIAKAEKPLEVELRRLEDLSESIVNDFAYMKQREEEMRDTNESTSARVLYFSIFSMCCLVGLATWQVFYLRRFFKAKKLIE from the exons gtgacggACTCCTCCGGACACATCCTGTACTCGAAGGAGGAGGCAACGAAGGGCAAATTCGCCTTCACCACTGACGACTACGACATGTTCGAGATCTGCTTCGAGAGCCGCCTGCCCCCGG accgtctctctctctctctctctctccctgcccagatcgccaaggcggagaagccacttgaggtggagctgcgacgattggaggatctgtcagagtcgatcgtcaatgactttgcctacatgaagcagcgagaggaagagatgagggacaccaatg AGTCCACCAGTGCTCGTGTCCTGTATTTCAGCATCTTCTCCATGTGCTGCCTCGTCGGCCTGGCCACCTGGCAGGTCTTCTACCTGCGACGCTTCTTCAAAGCCAAGAAGCTCATTGAGTAA